The following proteins are encoded in a genomic region of Magnolia sinica isolate HGM2019 chromosome 1, MsV1, whole genome shotgun sequence:
- the LOC131240653 gene encoding glucan endo-1,3-beta-glucosidase 1 isoform X1, with translation MEDSNLPFNLFLFLSLLLFSAAVEADLTWELKKQNQDAAAFIGVNIGTDTSNLLSPTAIVSLLQLQQISHVRLYDADPDLLRALAHTKIRVVVGIPNNQLLALGSSNATAAAWIGRNVVAFYPDTLITAIAVGDEVLTSVPSVGPLLVPAIEFLYAALVAANLHTQIKISTPHSASIVLDPFPPSQAFFNQSLNSVIQPLIAFLSRTESPLMMNLYPYYVFMQNRGVVPLDNSLFKPLTPAKEEVDPNTLLHYTNVLDAMIDAVYFSMKNLNVTDVAVLVTESGWPSKGDSKEPYATIDNANTYNSNLIKHVIDRSGTPLHPEITSSVFIYELLNEDLRPGPVSEANWGLFYGNSTPVYLLHVTGSGTFLANDTTNRTFCVAMDGVDSRTLQAALDWACGPGLSNCSEIQPGEVCYQPNNVKSHASYAFDSYYQKEGKAVGSCDFKGIAIVTTTDPSHGSCIFPGSKKVGNITKPASNATEASNGEGLRLRGRGGVAHLLIILVILISTCISWTS, from the exons ATGGAAGACTCTAACCTTCCCTTCaatctcttcctcttcctctctctcctcctcttctcag CAGCAGTAGAAGCAGACCTAACATGGGAGCTCAAGAAGCAGAACCAAGACGCCGCCGCCTTCATCGGTGTAAACATCGGTACGGACACCTCTAACCTCCTCTCACCGACGGCCATCGTCTCCCTCCTCCAGCTCCAGCAAATCTCCCACGTCCGTCTCTACGACGCGGACCCCGATCTCCTCCGCGCCCTGGCCCACACCAAGATCCGCGTCGTCGTCGGAATCCCCAACAACCAGCTCCTCGCCCTCGGCTCCTCCAACGCCACCGCCGCCGCCTGGATCGGCCGCAACGTCGTCGCCTTCTATCCCGATACCCTCATCACCGCCATCGCCGTCGGCGATGAGGTCCTTACCAGCGTCCCTTCCGTGGGCCCACTCCTCGTCCCCGCCATTGAATTTCTCTACGCCGCTCTCGTCGCCGCCAACCTGCATACCCAGATCAAAATCTCCACCCCGCACTCGGCCTCCATCGTCCTCGACCCCTTTCCCCCTTCTCAGGCCTTCTTTAACCAGTCACTAAACTCAGTCATCCAGCCGTTGATCGCGTTCCTCTCCCGGACGGAATCGCCCCTGATGATGAATCTCTACCCTTACTACGTCTTTATGCAGAATCGGGGCGTCGTTCCGCTCGATAATTCGCTCTTCAAGCCACTAACCCCCGCCAAGGAGGAGGTGGACCCGAATACCCTGCTGCATTACACCAACGTCCTGGATGCGATGATCGACGCGGTCTACTTCTCGATGAAGAACCTCAACGTCACCGACGTCGCCGTCCTCGTCACTGAGTCCGGCTGGCCGTCGAAGGGGGACTCGAAAGAGCCGTACGCGACGATCGACAATGCAAACACCTACAATTCGAACCTGATCAAGCACGTGATCGACCGCAGCGGGACGCCGCTGCATCCAGAGATCACGTCCAGCGTCTTCATCTACGAGCTCTTGAATGAAGATCTGCGGCCGGGGCCGGTGTCGGAGGCGAATTGGGGGCTTTTCTATGGGAATTCGACGCCGGTGTATCTGCTGCATGTTACAGGGAGTGGGACGTTCCTGGCCAACGACACGACGAACCGGACGTTTTGCGTggcgatggacggcgtggattcgaGGACACTGCAGGCGGCGCTGGATTGGGCGTGTGGGCCCGGGCTATCCAATTGCTCGGAGATCCAGCCAGGGGAGGTTTGCTACCAGCCGAACAATGTGAAGAGCCATGCTTCGTATGCGTTCGATAGCTACTACCAGAAGGAAGGGAAGGCCGTTGGATCCTGCGATTTCAAGGGTATCGCCATTGTCACCACCACAGACCCAA GTCACGGTAGCTGTATTTTTCCTGGCAG TAAGAAGGTGGGCAATATCACCAAGCCAGCAAGTAATGCAACAGAGGCCAGCAACGGCGAGGGATTGAGATTGAGAGGGAggggaggtgtggcccacctcctcatCATTTTAGTAATCCTTATCTCTACATGCATATCTTGGACATCATGA
- the LOC131240653 gene encoding glucan endo-1,3-beta-glucosidase 1 isoform X2, which yields MEDSNLPFNLFLFLSLLLFSAVEADLTWELKKQNQDAAAFIGVNIGTDTSNLLSPTAIVSLLQLQQISHVRLYDADPDLLRALAHTKIRVVVGIPNNQLLALGSSNATAAAWIGRNVVAFYPDTLITAIAVGDEVLTSVPSVGPLLVPAIEFLYAALVAANLHTQIKISTPHSASIVLDPFPPSQAFFNQSLNSVIQPLIAFLSRTESPLMMNLYPYYVFMQNRGVVPLDNSLFKPLTPAKEEVDPNTLLHYTNVLDAMIDAVYFSMKNLNVTDVAVLVTESGWPSKGDSKEPYATIDNANTYNSNLIKHVIDRSGTPLHPEITSSVFIYELLNEDLRPGPVSEANWGLFYGNSTPVYLLHVTGSGTFLANDTTNRTFCVAMDGVDSRTLQAALDWACGPGLSNCSEIQPGEVCYQPNNVKSHASYAFDSYYQKEGKAVGSCDFKGIAIVTTTDPSHGSCIFPGSKKVGNITKPASNATEASNGEGLRLRGRGGVAHLLIILVILISTCISWTS from the exons ATGGAAGACTCTAACCTTCCCTTCaatctcttcctcttcctctctctcctcctcttctcag CAGTAGAAGCAGACCTAACATGGGAGCTCAAGAAGCAGAACCAAGACGCCGCCGCCTTCATCGGTGTAAACATCGGTACGGACACCTCTAACCTCCTCTCACCGACGGCCATCGTCTCCCTCCTCCAGCTCCAGCAAATCTCCCACGTCCGTCTCTACGACGCGGACCCCGATCTCCTCCGCGCCCTGGCCCACACCAAGATCCGCGTCGTCGTCGGAATCCCCAACAACCAGCTCCTCGCCCTCGGCTCCTCCAACGCCACCGCCGCCGCCTGGATCGGCCGCAACGTCGTCGCCTTCTATCCCGATACCCTCATCACCGCCATCGCCGTCGGCGATGAGGTCCTTACCAGCGTCCCTTCCGTGGGCCCACTCCTCGTCCCCGCCATTGAATTTCTCTACGCCGCTCTCGTCGCCGCCAACCTGCATACCCAGATCAAAATCTCCACCCCGCACTCGGCCTCCATCGTCCTCGACCCCTTTCCCCCTTCTCAGGCCTTCTTTAACCAGTCACTAAACTCAGTCATCCAGCCGTTGATCGCGTTCCTCTCCCGGACGGAATCGCCCCTGATGATGAATCTCTACCCTTACTACGTCTTTATGCAGAATCGGGGCGTCGTTCCGCTCGATAATTCGCTCTTCAAGCCACTAACCCCCGCCAAGGAGGAGGTGGACCCGAATACCCTGCTGCATTACACCAACGTCCTGGATGCGATGATCGACGCGGTCTACTTCTCGATGAAGAACCTCAACGTCACCGACGTCGCCGTCCTCGTCACTGAGTCCGGCTGGCCGTCGAAGGGGGACTCGAAAGAGCCGTACGCGACGATCGACAATGCAAACACCTACAATTCGAACCTGATCAAGCACGTGATCGACCGCAGCGGGACGCCGCTGCATCCAGAGATCACGTCCAGCGTCTTCATCTACGAGCTCTTGAATGAAGATCTGCGGCCGGGGCCGGTGTCGGAGGCGAATTGGGGGCTTTTCTATGGGAATTCGACGCCGGTGTATCTGCTGCATGTTACAGGGAGTGGGACGTTCCTGGCCAACGACACGACGAACCGGACGTTTTGCGTggcgatggacggcgtggattcgaGGACACTGCAGGCGGCGCTGGATTGGGCGTGTGGGCCCGGGCTATCCAATTGCTCGGAGATCCAGCCAGGGGAGGTTTGCTACCAGCCGAACAATGTGAAGAGCCATGCTTCGTATGCGTTCGATAGCTACTACCAGAAGGAAGGGAAGGCCGTTGGATCCTGCGATTTCAAGGGTATCGCCATTGTCACCACCACAGACCCAA GTCACGGTAGCTGTATTTTTCCTGGCAG TAAGAAGGTGGGCAATATCACCAAGCCAGCAAGTAATGCAACAGAGGCCAGCAACGGCGAGGGATTGAGATTGAGAGGGAggggaggtgtggcccacctcctcatCATTTTAGTAATCCTTATCTCTACATGCATATCTTGGACATCATGA
- the LOC131240653 gene encoding glucan endo-1,3-beta-glucosidase 1 isoform X3, protein MEDSNLPFNLFLFLSLLLFSAAVEADLTWELKKQNQDAAAFIGVNIGTDTSNLLSPTAIVSLLQLQQISHVRLYDADPDLLRALAHTKIRVVVGIPNNQLLALGSSNATAAAWIGRNVVAFYPDTLITAIAVGDEVLTSVPSVGPLLVPAIEFLYAALVAANLHTQIKISTPHSASIVLDPFPPSQAFFNQSLNSVIQPLIAFLSRTESPLMMNLYPYYVFMQNRGVVPLDNSLFKPLTPAKEEVDPNTLLHYTNVLDAMIDAVYFSMKNLNVTDVAVLVTESGWPSKGDSKEPYATIDNANTYNSNLIKHVIDRSGTPLHPEITSSVFIYELLNEDLRPGPVSEANWGLFYGNSTPVYLLHVTGSGTFLANDTTNRTFCVAMDGVDSRTLQAALDWACGPGLSNCSEIQPGEVCYQPNNVKSHASYAFDSYYQKEGKAVGSCDFKGIAIVTTTDPSHGSCIFPGRIGLDPRLNERRV, encoded by the exons ATGGAAGACTCTAACCTTCCCTTCaatctcttcctcttcctctctctcctcctcttctcag CAGCAGTAGAAGCAGACCTAACATGGGAGCTCAAGAAGCAGAACCAAGACGCCGCCGCCTTCATCGGTGTAAACATCGGTACGGACACCTCTAACCTCCTCTCACCGACGGCCATCGTCTCCCTCCTCCAGCTCCAGCAAATCTCCCACGTCCGTCTCTACGACGCGGACCCCGATCTCCTCCGCGCCCTGGCCCACACCAAGATCCGCGTCGTCGTCGGAATCCCCAACAACCAGCTCCTCGCCCTCGGCTCCTCCAACGCCACCGCCGCCGCCTGGATCGGCCGCAACGTCGTCGCCTTCTATCCCGATACCCTCATCACCGCCATCGCCGTCGGCGATGAGGTCCTTACCAGCGTCCCTTCCGTGGGCCCACTCCTCGTCCCCGCCATTGAATTTCTCTACGCCGCTCTCGTCGCCGCCAACCTGCATACCCAGATCAAAATCTCCACCCCGCACTCGGCCTCCATCGTCCTCGACCCCTTTCCCCCTTCTCAGGCCTTCTTTAACCAGTCACTAAACTCAGTCATCCAGCCGTTGATCGCGTTCCTCTCCCGGACGGAATCGCCCCTGATGATGAATCTCTACCCTTACTACGTCTTTATGCAGAATCGGGGCGTCGTTCCGCTCGATAATTCGCTCTTCAAGCCACTAACCCCCGCCAAGGAGGAGGTGGACCCGAATACCCTGCTGCATTACACCAACGTCCTGGATGCGATGATCGACGCGGTCTACTTCTCGATGAAGAACCTCAACGTCACCGACGTCGCCGTCCTCGTCACTGAGTCCGGCTGGCCGTCGAAGGGGGACTCGAAAGAGCCGTACGCGACGATCGACAATGCAAACACCTACAATTCGAACCTGATCAAGCACGTGATCGACCGCAGCGGGACGCCGCTGCATCCAGAGATCACGTCCAGCGTCTTCATCTACGAGCTCTTGAATGAAGATCTGCGGCCGGGGCCGGTGTCGGAGGCGAATTGGGGGCTTTTCTATGGGAATTCGACGCCGGTGTATCTGCTGCATGTTACAGGGAGTGGGACGTTCCTGGCCAACGACACGACGAACCGGACGTTTTGCGTggcgatggacggcgtggattcgaGGACACTGCAGGCGGCGCTGGATTGGGCGTGTGGGCCCGGGCTATCCAATTGCTCGGAGATCCAGCCAGGGGAGGTTTGCTACCAGCCGAACAATGTGAAGAGCCATGCTTCGTATGCGTTCGATAGCTACTACCAGAAGGAAGGGAAGGCCGTTGGATCCTGCGATTTCAAGGGTATCGCCATTGTCACCACCACAGACCCAA GTCACGGTAGCTGTATTTTTCCTGGCAG GATAGGGCTCGACCCTAGATTAAATGAGCGGCGTGTTTAA